A region from the Pseudomonas sp. P8_229 genome encodes:
- the oscA gene encoding sulfur starvation response protein OscA gives MSASLRSVDGQDETTILREIQSALRDLRFGAVEITVHNAQVVQIERKEKFRLQQPGNKPS, from the coding sequence ATGAGCGCATCCCTTCGCAGCGTTGACGGTCAGGACGAAACCACCATCTTGCGTGAAATCCAGAGCGCCCTGCGCGATCTGCGTTTCGGCGCGGTGGAGATCACTGTGCACAACGCCCAGGTCGTACAGATCGAACGCAAAGAGAAATTCCGTTTGCAGCAGCCGGGCAACAAACCGAGCTGA
- a CDS encoding sulfate ABC transporter substrate-binding protein has translation MSSIRRYALAALASAVFAGSAVAKDYELLNVSYDPTRELYQDYNAEFIKFWQQDHAGDTVKIQQSHGGSGKQGRAVIDGLRADVVTLALAGDIDEIAKLGKTLPADWQKRLPDASTPYTSTIVFLVRKGNPKGIKDWGDLVKNDVSVITPNPKTSGGARWNFLAAWAYGLKANGGSEEKAKEYVQTLFKHVPVLDTGARGSTITFVNNGQGDVLLAWENEAFLALKEEGGADKFDIVVPSLSILAEPPVAVVDKNAEKKGNEQIAEAYLKHLYSPAGQEIAAKNFYRPRDKDVAAKYAQQFPKLELVTIDKDFGGWKSAQPKFFNDGGVFDQIYQAQ, from the coding sequence ATGTCGTCGATTCGCCGTTACGCTTTGGCCGCCCTGGCCAGTGCTGTGTTTGCCGGTTCCGCGGTTGCCAAGGATTACGAACTGCTCAACGTGTCGTATGACCCGACCCGTGAGCTGTATCAGGACTACAACGCCGAATTCATCAAGTTCTGGCAGCAGGACCATGCCGGCGATACCGTGAAAATCCAGCAGTCCCACGGCGGTTCGGGCAAGCAGGGTCGCGCGGTAATCGACGGTCTGCGGGCCGACGTCGTGACGCTGGCGCTGGCCGGCGACATCGACGAAATCGCCAAACTCGGCAAGACCCTGCCGGCCGACTGGCAGAAGCGTCTGCCGGACGCCAGCACCCCATACACCTCGACCATCGTGTTCCTGGTGCGCAAGGGCAACCCGAAAGGCATCAAGGACTGGGGTGACCTGGTCAAGAACGACGTCTCGGTGATCACCCCGAACCCGAAAACATCCGGTGGTGCGCGCTGGAACTTCCTCGCCGCGTGGGCCTATGGCCTGAAAGCCAACGGCGGCAGCGAAGAAAAAGCCAAAGAGTACGTACAGACCCTGTTCAAGCACGTTCCGGTACTGGACACCGGTGCCCGTGGCTCGACCATCACCTTCGTCAACAACGGTCAGGGTGACGTGTTGCTGGCCTGGGAAAACGAAGCGTTCCTGGCGCTGAAAGAAGAAGGCGGCGCCGACAAGTTCGACATCGTTGTGCCGTCGCTGTCGATCCTCGCCGAACCGCCAGTGGCTGTGGTCGACAAGAATGCCGAGAAGAAGGGCAACGAGCAGATCGCCGAAGCCTATCTGAAGCACCTGTATAGCCCGGCCGGTCAGGAGATCGCCGCGAAGAACTTCTACCGCCCGCGTGACAAGGACGTGGCGGCGAAGTACGCCCAGCAGTTCCCGAAACTGGAACTGGTGACCATCGACAAGGACTTCGGCGGCTGGAAATCCGCGCAGCCGAAATTCTTCAACGACGGTGGCGTGTTCGACCAGATCTATCAGGCGCAGTAA
- the cysT gene encoding sulfate ABC transporter permease subunit CysT, with protein sequence MSRRISPVIPGFGLTLGYTLVYLSLIVLIPLAAMFVHAAQLTWDQFWTIISAPRVLAALKLSFGTALCAAIINGIIGTLLAWVLVRYTFPGRKVIDAMIDLPFALPTAVAGIALTALYTPTGLVGQFAADLGFKIAYTPLGITLALTFVTLPFVVRTVQPVLADIPREVEEAAACLGAKPLQVFRHILLPALLPAWLTGFALAFARGVGEYGSVIFIAGNMPMKTEILPLLIMVKLDQYDYTGATSIGVLMLVVSFVLLLLINLLQRRIETP encoded by the coding sequence ATGTCGCGTCGTATCTCCCCCGTCATACCCGGCTTCGGGCTGACGCTGGGTTACACCTTGGTGTACCTCAGCCTGATTGTGCTCATCCCGCTGGCGGCGATGTTCGTCCACGCCGCCCAACTCACCTGGGATCAGTTCTGGACGATCATCTCCGCCCCGCGCGTGCTGGCCGCTCTGAAGCTGAGTTTCGGCACCGCACTGTGTGCGGCAATCATCAACGGCATCATCGGTACGCTGCTGGCCTGGGTGCTGGTGCGCTACACCTTCCCCGGGCGCAAGGTGATCGACGCGATGATCGATCTGCCGTTCGCCCTGCCGACGGCCGTGGCCGGTATTGCGCTGACCGCGCTGTACACCCCGACCGGCCTGGTCGGGCAGTTCGCCGCCGACCTCGGTTTCAAAATCGCCTACACCCCGTTGGGCATCACCCTGGCGCTGACTTTCGTCACGCTGCCGTTCGTGGTGCGCACGGTGCAGCCGGTACTGGCCGACATCCCGCGTGAAGTCGAAGAAGCCGCCGCCTGCCTCGGGGCGAAGCCACTGCAGGTGTTCCGCCACATCCTGCTGCCAGCGCTGCTGCCCGCCTGGCTGACCGGTTTTGCCCTGGCGTTCGCGCGGGGTGTCGGCGAGTACGGTTCGGTGATTTTCATTGCCGGCAACATGCCGATGAAAACCGAGATCCTGCCGCTGCTGATCATGGTCAAGCTCGACCAATACGATTACACCGGCGCCACTTCCATCGGCGTGCTGATGCTGGTGGTTTCCTTCGTTCTGTTGCTGCTGATCAACTTGCTGCAGCGGCGCATCGAAACCCCATAA
- the cysW gene encoding sulfate ABC transporter permease subunit CysW → MSQSSIAAASSANAARRGSATSRRVLIGLGWLIFFLFLLLPLFIVVSQGLKNGLGAFFTAIFEPDALSALKLTVFAVLISVPLNLVFGVSAAWCVSKYSFRGKSMLVTLIDLPFSVSPVIAGLVYVLMFGAQGLFGPWLQDHDIQIVFALPGIVLATIFVTVPFVARELIPLMQEQGTQEEEAARLLGANGWQMFWHVTVPNIKWGLIYGVVLCTARAMGEFGAVSVVSGHIRGVTNTLPLHVEILYNEYNHVAAFAVASLLLILALFILLLKQWSENRINRLRASAAEE, encoded by the coding sequence ATGTCCCAATCGTCTATTGCGGCCGCGTCCTCGGCCAACGCTGCGCGCCGTGGCAGTGCCACTTCGCGCAGAGTCCTGATCGGTCTTGGCTGGCTGATCTTTTTCCTGTTTCTGCTGCTGCCGCTGTTCATCGTGGTGTCGCAGGGTTTGAAAAACGGCCTCGGTGCGTTCTTCACCGCGATCTTTGAGCCGGATGCGCTGTCGGCGCTGAAACTCACCGTGTTTGCCGTGCTGATTTCGGTGCCGCTGAACCTGGTGTTCGGGGTCAGCGCCGCGTGGTGCGTGAGCAAATATTCGTTCCGCGGCAAGAGCATGCTGGTAACGCTGATCGACCTGCCGTTCTCGGTATCGCCGGTGATCGCAGGTCTGGTCTACGTGCTGATGTTCGGTGCCCAGGGCCTGTTCGGGCCGTGGCTGCAGGATCACGACATCCAGATCGTTTTCGCCCTGCCTGGCATTGTGCTGGCGACGATCTTCGTCACCGTGCCGTTCGTGGCGCGCGAACTGATCCCGCTGATGCAGGAGCAAGGTACGCAGGAAGAGGAAGCCGCGCGTCTGCTCGGCGCCAACGGCTGGCAGATGTTCTGGCACGTCACCGTCCCCAACATCAAGTGGGGCCTGATCTATGGCGTGGTGCTGTGCACCGCGCGGGCCATGGGTGAGTTTGGTGCGGTGTCGGTGGTCTCCGGGCACATTCGCGGGGTGACCAACACCTTGCCGCTGCACGTCGAGATCCTCTACAACGAATACAACCACGTGGCCGCGTTCGCCGTGGCGAGCCTGTTGCTGATCCTGGCGCTCTTCATCCTGCTGCTCAAGCAGTGGAGCGAAAACCGTATCAACCGCCTGCGCGCCAGCGCCGCGGAGGAATAA
- a CDS encoding sulfate/molybdate ABC transporter ATP-binding protein encodes MSIEVRNVSKNFNAFKALDNISLDIHSGELVALLGPSGCGKTTLLRIIAGLETPDQGNIVFHGEDVSGHDVRDRNVGFVFQHYALFRHMTVFDNVAFGLRMKPKNQRPSESQIAVKVHELLNMVQLDWLSDRYPEQLSGGQRQRIALARALAVEPKVLLLDEPFGALDAKVRKELRRWLARLHEDINLTSVFVTHDQEEAMEVADRIVVMNKGVIEQIGSPGDVYENPASDFVYHFLGDSNRLLLSDDNHVLFRPHEVSLSKHELEDHHAAEVRDIRPLGATTRVTLKVEGQTDLIEAEVVKDHDSLIGLAKGETLFFKPKVWQKVASL; translated from the coding sequence ATGTCGATCGAAGTGCGTAACGTCAGCAAGAATTTCAATGCGTTCAAGGCGCTGGACAACATCAGCCTGGACATCCACAGCGGTGAGCTGGTCGCGTTGCTCGGTCCGTCGGGCTGCGGCAAAACCACCTTGCTGCGCATTATTGCCGGTCTGGAAACCCCGGATCAGGGCAACATCGTCTTTCACGGTGAAGACGTCTCTGGCCACGACGTGCGTGATCGCAACGTCGGTTTCGTGTTCCAGCACTACGCGCTGTTCCGCCACATGACGGTGTTCGACAACGTCGCGTTCGGCCTGCGCATGAAACCGAAAAACCAGCGCCCGAGCGAAAGCCAGATCGCGGTCAAGGTCCACGAACTGCTGAACATGGTGCAACTGGACTGGCTGTCGGATCGCTACCCGGAGCAATTGTCCGGCGGCCAGCGTCAGCGTATCGCCCTGGCTCGCGCCTTGGCGGTGGAACCGAAAGTGCTGCTGCTCGACGAGCCGTTCGGCGCCCTCGACGCCAAAGTCCGTAAAGAGCTGCGCCGCTGGCTCGCGCGTCTGCACGAAGACATCAACCTGACCTCGGTATTCGTGACCCACGACCAGGAAGAGGCGATGGAAGTCGCTGACCGCATCGTGGTGATGAACAAGGGTGTGATCGAGCAGATCGGCTCACCGGGCGACGTCTACGAAAACCCGGCCAGTGATTTCGTTTATCACTTCCTCGGCGACTCGAACCGCTTGCTGCTCAGTGACGACAACCACGTGCTGTTCCGCCCGCACGAAGTGTCGTTGTCCAAACATGAGCTGGAAGATCACCACGCCGCTGAAGTGCGCGATATCCGCCCGTTGGGCGCAACCACGCGGGTGACGTTGAAGGTGGAAGGGCAGACGGATCTGATCGAGGCTGAAGTGGTGAAAGACCATGACAGCCTGATCGGTCTGGCCAAGGGTGAAACGCTGTTCTTCAAACCGAAGGTCTGGCAGAAAGTCGCCAGCCTTTAA